In Zingiber officinale cultivar Zhangliang chromosome 6A, Zo_v1.1, whole genome shotgun sequence, a single genomic region encodes these proteins:
- the LOC121994580 gene encoding non-specific lipid-transfer protein 2-like yields MRLVSLIHFTTYLPASIKMTTKPACVFLCSVAVLLLLIGAPTAVESVTCDPSQLFPCAGSIKGSSPPSSQCCAALRSQSPCFCQYMKDPKLAPFISRARQVAAICRVSLPSCK; encoded by the exons ATGCG GCTCGTCTCTCTCATTCACTTCACCACCTACCTACCTGCTTCGATCAAGATGACGACCAAGCCCGCGTGTGTGTTCTTATGCTCGGTGGCCGTTCTGCTCCTGCTCATCGGAGCTCCGACGGCAGTGGAGTCGGTGACGTGTGACCCGTCGCAGCTGTTTCCCTGCGCCGGCTCAATCAAAGGCTCGAGTCCTCCGTCCAGCCAATGCTGCGCAGCGCTCAGGTCTCAGAGCCCCTGCTTCTGCCAGTACATGAAGGACCCCAAGTTGGCTCCCTTCATCAGCCGAGCCCGGCAGGTGGCCGCCATCTGCAGAGTGTCCCTTCCGAGCTGCAAGTAG